The Sphingomonas alpina genome has a segment encoding these proteins:
- a CDS encoding MFS transporter, protein MKINPPILALAIGAFGIGVTEFAPMGLLSIMATDLGVSIPVAGLLVSAYALGVLLCAPLMTLTTTRVPRKTLLIALMGIFTLGNLLSAVADGYAMLMAARIITSMTHGAFFGVGSIVAASVVPDNKRAGAVAAMFMGLTIANVAGVPAASWVGEVAGWRTAFFGIAGLGVLAMAALWFAVPYAKVSEAADMRAELRVLRRPQVLTALALTVIGSGAMFTVFTYISPILREETHASVAFITAMLMVYGIGLTVGNWLGGRYADRSIDGTLLIVLSALTALLLLFAVTMHWPVPAALSIFAWGVATFALVPPLQMRVMAAASDAPNLASAMNIGAFNLGNALGAAIGGAVISLGLGYVAVSIAGAIVAGSALALAIATRGQSISTAKPVPCTT, encoded by the coding sequence ATGAAGATCAATCCACCCATTCTCGCGCTGGCGATCGGCGCTTTCGGCATTGGTGTGACCGAGTTCGCGCCGATGGGCCTGCTGTCGATCATGGCGACCGATCTGGGCGTGTCGATTCCGGTCGCCGGCCTGCTGGTCAGCGCCTATGCGCTTGGCGTGCTGTTGTGCGCGCCGCTGATGACGCTGACCACGACGCGGGTGCCGCGCAAGACTCTGCTGATCGCGCTGATGGGCATCTTCACCCTCGGCAACCTGCTCTCCGCTGTGGCCGATGGCTATGCGATGCTGATGGCGGCGCGGATCATCACCTCGATGACGCATGGCGCATTCTTCGGCGTCGGATCGATCGTCGCGGCGAGTGTCGTTCCGGACAATAAGCGCGCCGGCGCGGTCGCGGCGATGTTCATGGGCCTGACCATCGCCAATGTCGCCGGCGTGCCGGCCGCATCCTGGGTCGGCGAAGTCGCCGGATGGCGCACTGCCTTTTTCGGTATTGCCGGCCTCGGCGTCCTGGCGATGGCGGCTTTGTGGTTCGCGGTGCCCTATGCGAAAGTCTCCGAGGCAGCGGACATGCGCGCCGAACTGCGTGTCCTGCGCCGTCCCCAGGTGCTGACCGCACTTGCCCTGACGGTGATCGGATCGGGCGCCATGTTCACCGTATTCACCTATATCTCACCGATCCTGCGCGAAGAGACGCATGCCTCGGTCGCCTTCATCACCGCCATGCTCATGGTGTACGGCATCGGCCTGACCGTCGGGAACTGGCTCGGCGGGCGCTATGCCGACCGCTCGATCGACGGCACCTTGCTCATCGTGCTGAGCGCGCTGACCGCTTTGCTGCTGCTGTTCGCGGTCACGATGCACTGGCCGGTGCCGGCCGCGCTGTCGATCTTCGCCTGGGGCGTCGCGACCTTCGCCCTGGTGCCGCCGCTGCAGATGCGGGTGATGGCGGCCGCATCGGACGCACCCAATCTGGCCAGTGCGATGAACATCGGCGCCTTCAATCTCGGCAATGCGCTGGGTGCCGCGATCGGCGGCGCCGTGATCAGCCTCGGCCTGGGCTATGTCGCCGTGTCGATCGCCGGCGCAATCGTCGCCGGTTCGGCGCTCGCCCTGGCGATCGCGACTAGAGGCCAGAGCATCTCCACCGCCAAGCCCGT